GTCAGTGGTCTGGATGATGACACGCTAACCTTGACAGTCTATTTGACCGATAGTTATGGGAACCAAGGAAATAATGTAACGGATACAGTGCTTAAAGATACGAGTGAACCAAGTGGCTATAGCGTTAGTATAGATTCAAGTTATATCAATAGTAGCAATGCAACAGCAATAAGCTTTACTTTTGCTTTGGCGGAAGTCGGAGCAACGTATTCTTACAGTATCGACGATACCAATGGCGGGACTTTGCCGATAACAGGAAGTGGAACCATAGGGACAGCCACCGATCAGATAACAGGTATTGATGTCAGTGGATTAGATGATGATACCTTAACCTTGACAGTTTACCTGACAGATAATCATGGGAACCAAGGTGGCAACACAACGGATACAGCAACTAAAGAGACCGTTGTGCCAAGCGGTTACTCTGTTACTCTAGATCAAGACCCGGTGACGTCAGCTAATGACACGGGGGTAAGCTTTAGTTTTGCCTTGGCGGAAGTCGGAACAACATATCATTACAGCATTGATGATAATAATAATGGCACGTCACCGATAACAGGAAGTGGGGGCATAATAACAGCCACAGACCAGGTAAGTAGTATTGATGTGAGTGGCTTAGATGATGGGACCTTGCATCTTAGTGTGACCTTAACAGATGCAGCAGGCAATATCGGGGTAGCGGCAACAGATAGTGCAACCAAAGAAGCGACGCCTCCAACTGGATACACCATAAGCTTCGATCAAGATTCAGTGATTGCATCCAATGCAACGAATGTATCTTTTACTTTTGCCTCGGCAGAAGTAGGAGTCGCTTATACCTATAGCATCGACGATTACAACGGCGGAACCCCTGCGGTTACAGGAAGTGGTATGATAGCGACAGCGACAGACCAGATCAGTGGATTGGATGTCAGCGGGTTGGATGATGATACCTTAACCTTGACAGCTTATTTAACGGATGCATATGGGAACCAAGGAATCAATGTAACGGATACATTAATAAAAGATATATATATACCAAATGGCTATAGTGTTAGTATTGATTCAAGTTATATTAATAACACCAATGCAACAGCAATGAGTTTCACATTTGCCTTGGCGGAAGTCGGAACAACGTATCACTACACTATTGACGATACCAACGGTGCGACTGCTGCGATCACAGGTAGTGGAGTTATAGAGACAGCGACAGATCAGATAACAGATATTGATGTCAGTGGCTTAGCCGACGATATTCTAACTTTGACGGTCTATCTAACAGATAGTGCGGGCAATCAAGGTAGCGATGCAACGGATACAGTGACCAAAGAGACGGTGCCACCAAGTGGTTATACGGTTACCTTAGATCAAGACCCGGTGACGTCATCTAATGATACTGCAGTAAGTTTTACGTTTGCCTCGGCGCAAGTAGATGCAGACTATGCCTACAGTATCAGTGATGGCAGTAGCCAAGTGACAGGCAGTGGGACGATAGCAACAGCCACAGACCAGATAAGTAGTATTGATGTGAGTGGTCTAGCGGATGGAACCTTGAATCTTAGCGTGACCTTAACAGATGCAGCAGGCAATATCGGGGTAGCGGCAACAGATAGTGCAACCAAAGAAGCAACGCCTCCAAGTGGATACAGTGTAAGCTTCGATCAAGGCACGGTAATCTCATCCAATGAAGCCAACATATCTTTTACCTTTGCCTCGGCAGAAGTAGGAGCTACCTATAACTATAGCATCGACGATACCAATGCTGGAACCCCTGCGGTTACAGGAAGTGGAACCATAGCGACAGCCACAGACCAGATAAGTGGATTGGATGTGAGTGGTCTAGATGATGACACGTTAACCTTGACAGCTTATTTAACAGATGCATATGGAAATCAAGGAGATAATGTAGCGGATATGATTACAAAAGATACCGTTGCTCCAAGTGGATACAGTGTTAGTATTGATTCAAGTTATATTAATAACACCAATGCAACAGCAATGAGTTTCAAGTTTGCCTTGGCGGAAGTCGGAACAACGTATCACTACACTATTGACGATACCAACGGTGTGACTGCTGCCATCACAGGAAGTGGAACTATAGCAACAGCCACAGATCAGATAGCTGGTATTGATGTCAGTGGATTAGCCGACGATATTCTAACTTTGACGGTCTACCTAACAGATAGTGCGGGTAATCAAGGTAGCAATGCAACGGATACAGTGACCAAAGAGACAGTGCCACCTAGTGGTTATACAGTTACCTTAGATCAAGACCCGGTGACATCAGATAATGATACTACAGTAAGTTTTACATTTGCTTCGGCGCAAGTAGATGCAGATTATGCCTATAGTATCAGTGATGGCAGTAGCCAAGTGACAGGCAGTGGGACGATAGGGACAGCCACAGATCAGATAAGTAGTATTGATGTGAGTGGTCTAGCGGATGGAACCTTGAACCTTAGCGTGACCTTAACAGATGCAGCTGGCAATGTCGGGCTAGCAGCAACAGATAGTGCAACAAAAAAAGCAATCTCACCAAGTGGGTATAGCGTCAGCTTCGATCAAGGCTCAGTGATTCCGTCCAATGAATTCAACATATCCTTTGCCTTTGCCTTGGCAGAAGTAGGAGCTACCTATACCTATAGCATTGATGATACCAATGCTGGAACCCCTGCGGTTACAGGAAGTGGTACGATAGCGACAGCGACAGACCAGATCAGTGGATTGGATGTGAGTGGTCTAGATGATGACATGTTAACCTTGACAGCTTATTTAACAGATGCATATGGAAATCAAGGAGATAATGTAACGGATACAGTAGAAAAAGATACGAGTGTACCGAGTGGATACAGTGTTAATATGGATCCAAGTTATATCAATAGTACCAATGCAACCGCAATAAGTTTTACTTTTGCATTGGCAGAGGTGGATGCAACGTATTATTACAGCATTGACGATACCAACGGTGCGACTTCCGCGATCACAGGTAGTGGAGTTATAGAGACAGCGACAGATCAGATAACAGGTATTGATGTGAGTGGCTTAGATGATGATACCATCACCTTAAGTGTTTATTTAACAGATGGTTTTGGAAATACAGGCAATACCACAACGGATACAGTGACCAAAGAGACTGTGGTGCCAAGCGGTTACACCGTTACCTTAGATCAAGATCCGGTGACATCAGATAATGAAACGGCAATAAGTTTTACGTTTGCCTCGGCGGAAGTAGGAGCCACTTATAACTATAGTATTGATGATGCCAATGGTGCAACTTCGGCGATCACAGGTAGTGGAACGATAGAGGCAGCCACAGATCAGATAACAGGTATTGATGTGAGTGGATTAGATAGTGGAACCTTGAACCTTAACGTGACATTGACAGATATAGCGGGCAATGTGGGTATAGCTGCAACGGATAGCGTAGTAAAAAGTGCGAATGTTCCCAATAGTTACACAGCTACCTGTGCCAGTGATCCAAGTGATGATTATGCACAAACATATGAGAAAGCAGCAGATGTTAATGGAAAACCAAGTTATAATTATTATCACAATGTATATGGTGCGAATTTCACAATTCTATGGGATGCTGGCGATAACCGCTGGGAGCTTCAAGATGATAGTGTCTCTGCTGGATATGATCCGGTAGTTCATTACCATAATGGTACAGGTGATACGCCTCCAATTGGTCCTTGGATAAATATATATGGGATTGGGGATATATCACTCAATGCAAACTAGTATTCAAATAAAGAGACAACATATTAATATGTTGTCTCTTTATTTGAATCTAACTTCTTGGCGGGAAAATACCATTAACGCAGATAATAAAGTTAATGGTTAAAAAGGGTGGTAAAATTTGAAGTGGTTGAGAACCGCCGGTATCTCCGATGCTTTTTTCATGCATATTCGTAGTTGTATCGGGATCTTTTGGTCCATAAACATTGGTGGTATATCTAGATTGTGGAACAGATAAAACATTGTTTTCAGGTTCTGCTAAAGTTGCATTTTGGGTGGATGCAGTTATGGTATGGCTATGTTTAGGCATGTTATCAACTGTGATGTGCGTTGTTAGCGTTCCGCCTTTTTCTCCTTGACGAAAAATAGGTCCTTGATGCATTGGGAAGCGATCGCGTAAATCCGGTAATTGGAATGTATTGATTCCATCACCGCCATAGGTGGTACCTAGAAGCGCATAAAGTGCTTGAAATTGTGATATCGGTAATATAGCTCCATCACAGAACATCCAGTCCTGAGGCGCATAGTTGCCGGCGAACATTGTAATCTCACCTAAATAGTAATCTACCATTTAAAAATTCCTCCTTACTTAATCAATTGATGGTTTGTGTTAAGGACGAGATGGATAATAGCCATCATAGTTTATGATAAAATTAAATGTAAGATAAGGCGGCATCGTTGCAAGTGGTTGAGAGCCACCTTCATTTTTTAGACTGTCTTGATCCAATGAAGTTATATGAGAAGCATCATAGTTAGTGTACAGCATTGTCGGATAGCGCGATTGAACAGTTGACATTACGTTATTCGTTGGAGTTGACTCAGCCATATTGCTTGTAGAAGTTCGAAGGGGATGATTGTGAGCGGGTAAATGGTTGGGGGATAGTTGAACGTGCGTCCAACCTCCAATCATTCCTTGATAGAAGCCATCGCCTCGATGGTTTGGAATCCGGTCTCTTAAATCCGGCAGTTTGAAGGTGGTATACCCATCGCCACCGTAACGATTTCCGATAACAGCATAAAGCAGCTGGTACTCAGAAATCTGAAGTGTCGAACCATCACAGAGGAACCATCCTTCTGGCGCGTAAGTTGCTGCAGTAAGGGTCACTTGTCCTGCAAATGGATAATTCATTAATATTTCCTCCTCTCGTTAAAACCTTGACTAACTTGTATAGAATTATTATATCATAAAATTAAATGTAAAACGCAAAGAGAGTATTTTGTATGGAAAATATAGCTTATAATGGCTTGCATTATATGGAGCAAAATAGTAGAATGGTACTTGAATAAAGTGGTAATGTGCAATGGGTTGAGTATAATGGGAAAACTTATAAGGGAAGATTCTCTATTTTTTTATAATAATAAGCGCATAACCATAACTGTGGTATGTGTTTTTTTGTTGTCTGGGAGAGATAAGAGCTGAATGAATAATTAATAAAGGGGAGCTATAGTATTATGATATTAAACATTGATCAACGTAAAATTGTCGATAGTGATGTAACAGGAAATATGCTTATTCGTGGTGTGGCGGGAAGTGGAAAAACCACCGTTGCAGTTCATAGAATACCGATTCTATTGGATTATCATACAAAAGAAAAGGATAAGGTTCTCTTGATAACATATAACCGTTCCTTAATCCACTATGTCAATTATTTATATGAAAAAATGGATCGACAAACGACGCTGCTTGATTTGTCCGATAAGGAAGAACGATTAGAGATTAAGACCATTGACTCAATCATTCGAAGTCTGTTTAATCAATTAAAGATAAAACATAAAAATAATCCCATTCCCTCAATGCATGAACAATTTAATACAATAAACTATGTTTTGGATAAACTTCAAGATAAGTATAAAGAGATTCCGTGGTTTAACACGCAAAATTCGAGATTCATACTTAATGAAATCGATTGGATTAAAGCCTGTGACTACGATAGTATAAAAGCTTATCAAGAAGCTGATAGAACAGGCCGAGCCGCTTACATGAAAGAAATTAAAGACACACAAGGCGTTCAACGAATTAAGAAAAATAGTATTCAAAGAGAAGCTATTTATGAATGCTATCAGTTTTATAATAACATCATGTATAAAAAGGGCTTTTTTGATTTTGGAGATATGGCAAAAATGGTAAAGGATCATTTTGAAGAAATTAATACGGATAAGTACGTGCACATACTTATAGATGAAGCACAAGACCTGTCAAAATTACAACTTGATATAATCAAGAGATTATATGATGAACAAGACTATAGCTCGGCAACCTTTATCACAGATACTTCTCAGAGTATTTATGAAAAATCGTGGTTGAGTTATCATGCTTTTACTACTGTAGGCTTTAATATGGCAGGTCGCTCGCGCATCCTAAGCAAAAACTATCGAACCACGAAACAAGTGGCAATGGCGGCATATAGTTTGACAGAAAAAGATGATGCAATTACTTCAAATGAGTTATACGTGAAGCCTCTGGTGGTTGAACGCGAAGGAAGTTTTCCGGTCTATCGAAATTTTGAAAATGATGAAGAAGAACTTAACTATATCTCCAGCGTGATTAAGAAGAAAAGCTCTAAGTATGACTTGCGGGATATGGTTATCATAGCACGTAATAAAAAGCAGTTAGAGATTGCTAAAGATTATTTGATTCGTCAAGGTATTGACTCCAAAATCTATTCAGATAAAGTATCCTTTGATGAAGAGGTAGTAAAATTATTTACTATGCATTCAATTAAAGGTTTAGAATTTAAGTTGGTTTTTATTATTGGCTTGAATGAAGGAATTATTCCCTATTCTAGTCCGTGTGAAGCAGATGACAATAATAACAGCGAAATACAAGACAGAAAATTATTGTATGTTGGGATGACCAGAGCTGAAGAAAAACTCTATATGACCTCGAGTGGAAAAGCGTCAAAGTTTATAAAAGATATTAATCCCGAATACCTTATTACCAATGATGAAGAACCCTTTGAAAATATTACAAAATTACCTGAAAATCGATATTTGTTTACAGAAAAGATTATTGAAATACATAGCAAAGAGGAAACTGTAAGACAAGGTATTCTTCAAAATCTCATAGATATACTAGGATATCCATTAAGTTGCATCGATATTGAAGTTCCCGTGCAACAATATTCTCAAAAAGGTTATGCAGATATTGTCCTCTACAAATCTCAATCAAAAGAGAAACCCTTAGTTGTCATTGAATGTAAGGCTCAAGATGTTGAAATCGAAGCATTAAAGGACCAATTATTTGACTATATGAAAGCATTGCCTAGTGTAAGATTTGGCATGATGACAAATGGAGTAAAGCATTATTTTTATGAGAAAAGTGGAATGAAAATGTTGGACCGTGCTATGGTGCCATCTTATGATAACTTAGTCAACACCATAGATAAAGTCTTTGTCTATAAGAATATGGTCAATAATAGAGAGTTTAAATATATCGTTAATGGATATGATAATAAAAACATATCAATAAAGTATATGGATGAAGAGGGTGTGTTGCCTATTGGAGACTATCGGGATATAGGAATAATGGGAAAAGTATCCGCCGGTTTGCTCAAGACGATGGATCAATCTATAGATAGTATATCAAGGCATATCCCATTGCCATCAGAGTGGTTTTCAAATAGTTACGATTATCTCATGCTTAAAGTTGATGGGGATAGTATGATTCAGGCAGGAATAGAGCCTAGGGACCATGTTGTCGTCAGAAGGCAAGCGGATGTTGAAAACTATGATATTGCCGTTGCTGTTGTAGATGATGAAGCAACGATGAAAAAAATAGTTAAGATGGGCGACAGTATAATGTTAATGCCTGAAAACAGCAAATATGAGCCGATAATGAAAAAAGCAGATGAAATCTTCATAGCAGGTAAGATCGTTGGAGTTTTGAAGAGCTTGGGATAGAAAAAGAGGCAGAGTATGAAAAAAATCTTATTATTGGAAGATAACATTTCCTGTAGAAAACATTTGCTTAAGATAGCAGCAAGCATAAACCCTACGTTGGATTTTTTTGAAACCGGTAGTGCAAATGAAGCATATAGCTATTCAATATCAAATGATGTCAGTGTGTTTTTGCTGGATATCCAGGTAGAGGATTATTCAGGAATAGAACTAGCCAAACGCTTAAGAAGTATAAAAAAATATCAGTTTACACCGATTATCTTTATTACGGCTATGCCAACTAGACAGCTGGAGGCATTTCGCAAAATCCATTGCTATGATTACATAATAAAGCCTTTTACAGAGGAAGAAGCCGGTAAAGTCCTTAAAAAAATATTGATTGATTACATAGATCGACCTAATGAAACCAAAAACCTAGCATTAAAGTTCAAGAATTTTACTCAAATGATTCCTATGAATGATATTTTGTATGTAGAGTATGTGAATAGAAGAATCATCATCATAACCAAAGAGGAAAAAATAAAATATATGCATATGTCGATGAAAAAATTCAAGCAATTATTAGATGAAGATTTTTTCATGCAAGTACACCAATCCGTTATTATTAATTCAAATTATGTTGAAAAAATAGAGTTCGACGCAAAAAGTATAAAACTATATAGTGTAGAAGAAGAAATTCCAATAGGACGAAGCTATCTAAAAGAAGTGAGAGGTAGATTTGATGACTTATATTGAGACGTTAATCTTATCTTTTTTTGACATGCTTATGTTGACGTACATCATTGTCATTTTAAAAGCTTCATTGAAGAAAATAGATGTCATTAAAGGTTGTTGTGGAGTACTTGTCGGGACGGCATTAATAGGCACGGTGATTTACTTTGTCAGTAATCAGGTGGTTTCTTTTACGGTTAATATTATAATTGCGTTTGTTTTAATTCAAATTATTATGAGAAGTGATTTAAAGCGTATTACGATTACTTATGTATATAGCCTGACGATTTTATGTACAGTTCAACTTCTGACAACCATTGCATATCAGTTGATAAAAGGAAGTTGGGATTACACATTTGTCAGTAGTTTGATAACACAGCTAATAACGGCAGTTATGACTATAGTTATATTAAAAATCTTGCCGATTAATCAATTTTATCATAGCCTTATTAAAGAAAATAAATGGATGCAGATTGTTGTCACTAACGTTTTTTTCGTATATTATGTGTTAGTTATATTATGGAATACAGATTTATATGGGCTGCTTGATAGTATTTTAGGCATACTTATCCTTGTCGTTATTATATTACTTATCAACACGTTAATGATTACTCATGGGATATCTAATCAGATATTATCAGAAAAGATAAAGATGTATGATATGTATTTTCCTGTAATAGAAGATATCATTGAAGAAGTGCGAACAAAGCAACATGATTATCATAATCATATTCAAACTTTATATGCTTTAAAGTCCATGGAGCACTTACCTAATGCCTTTGAGGAATACTTACAAACAATAAAAGCTGATGATATTTGGATGAAGCTTATTCGATTGGATAATAAAGTATTGATGGCGTTTTTATATAGTAAATTTTTACATGCTCAAAAAGATAAAATTAATGTGGAGTTTAAAATTCAGAATTACTTTTTTAACTCTGAACTTCAAGATTATGAACTTATAGAAATTTTTGGGATTCTTATGGACAATTCAATTGAGGCAACTCTTGAAGTCGAAGCAAGAGGATGTGAAATACTTATAGGATATGAAGAGGGGTTAAATATTATTCAAACACGCAATCAAGCGACAGCTATGCTAAACGATAGATTGATAAAAACGTTGAAAAGCGAAAGGAAGCGTCATATTAAAGATAAAACAGGGTATGGGCTTCAAAAATTAACCACTATTGTCAACCGCTATAAGGGACAGATTAAGATAAAATATAACAAAAAAGACCAAGAAATAATTTGTCGAGTAGAGATACCTGATAGTAGTAATTAAAAACTCGTTAAACTATTGACAAGCTCAAAATCTGTGTTAAAATTATACTAGATGAACGTTCAGCTAGTATAAAAAAGCGCATAAAAGGAGAATGATTGATGAGAGCATTATATATGCCACAATTAAATAAAATTGAGCTTAAAGATGTAGAAAAACCACAGCTAAAAAATTCGACAGATGTGATTATTAAAGTGACTTCAACAACCATCTGCGGGAGTGATATTCATATTGTAAATGGAGTTATTCCTACGCAACCGGGCTTTGTATTGGGACATGAGTATGTAGGGATTATCGAAGAAGTTGGAGACGACGTGAAGAACTTTCGGGTGGGGGACCGAGTGATAGGACCACCAGCTCCATTTTGCGGGGAATGTGGTCCTTGCGAAAAAGGAAATGTAGCCCATTGTCTCCATGGAGGAATTCATGGCAGTGGGGTAACCCGCGGCGATATTCCTGGAACTCATGCTGAGTACACGCGTGTACCTCATGGAGATTCGTGTCTTCTTCATGTTCCGCAGCACTTATCGGATGAGGAAGTTATCTTTATCTCCGATATCGTTGCAACTGGATACACAGGAATTCACAAGATGAATTTACAAGAAGGAGAGACACTGCTTGTGTTTGGGTGTGGACCGGTTGGTTTATCAGCAGTGCTTACCGCTAAGTTTAGAAAACCTAAGAACATTATTGTTGTTGAAAAATCCGAACAACGTCTTCAAAAAGCAATGGAACTAGGAGCGACACATGGATTGCTAGTTGGTCGTGATAATGTTGAAGAAGAAGTGGCAAAGATCACAGGAGGCGTCGGTGTAGATGTCGTGATTGATGCTGTGGGTCTAGCCATCACTTTAGAACAAGGATTTAATGCATTAACGGTTGAAGGGCGCCTGTTTATGGTTGGTATTCCTGAAGCCCCAGTGGCTATTCATCCGTTACATTTTTTCAAGAATATTACCTTTAGTATGGGCTTAGGCGATTTGACAAAAATCGAAGAATTGCTAGGCTATGTGGCAAATGGTGAACTTGATTTAAAACCTTTAATCAGCCATCAGATGTCTCTTGATGATGTAGAAGCAGCCTTTGATTTGTTTGCCAATAATCCTAATGAAGTGTTGAAAATAATCATAAAACCATAAATCACTGTACGTTAATCTCCCCTTCCGCTATAATGTAAGTAATACGACGGAAGGGGATTAGTTTATCCATGAGTAAAAAAAGAGATGCAGAAGCATCGATTAAAAAAATCTTAGATGCGGCGAAGATTATTTTTGCCAAAAAAGGATATCACCGAACAACGCTATCCGAGATCGGCGAAAAAAGTGGCTTATCGAGAACGACGCCTTCATATTTTTTCAAAAATAAAGAAAATCTATACAAGACGCTGATTGACAGTCTGATTGAAGATGAAAAAAACTATGTGAGCAACTTGACATTTGAAGGTGAAGTGACCATAGAGGCGCTAAAAGACTTATTATCCAGGCATATAGGCTATACTTTTGAGAATCCATATTTAAGTAAAATTATTATATGGGAATCCTTAGATGATAACCGCCAAGATTGGATTCACAGTTATTTTCCTGACGTGATGCATTGGAGTCATATCTATTTGGAACAAGCCAAAAAACAAGGGTTGCTTCATGAGGAAATCGATACATATTCTTTATGGTTAAATGCCATGGCGATGGCGTGGTTACCAATCATTACAGAACATACGTTTATGCACTCTATTCATAGAGACATCAGTTCCCCGGAATTTCTTGCCTTTCATAAGCGACAAGTAGAGATATTGATTTTTGAGTCTATCCTAAAGAAAGAGTAAAAGTAGGTTTGTTCATAGAGAGGATGGTCTAA
This sequence is a window from Vallitaleaceae bacterium 9-2. Protein-coding genes within it:
- a CDS encoding tail fiber protein; the protein is MNYPFAGQVTLTAATYAPEGWFLCDGSTLQISEYQLLYAVIGNRYGGDGYTTFKLPDLRDRIPNHRGDGFYQGMIGGWTHVQLSPNHLPAHNHPLRTSTSNMAESTPTNNVMSTVQSRYPTMLYTNYDASHITSLDQDSLKNEGGSQPLATMPPYLTFNFIINYDGYYPSRP
- a CDS encoding GHKL domain-containing protein; the protein is MTYIETLILSFFDMLMLTYIIVILKASLKKIDVIKGCCGVLVGTALIGTVIYFVSNQVVSFTVNIIIAFVLIQIIMRSDLKRITITYVYSLTILCTVQLLTTIAYQLIKGSWDYTFVSSLITQLITAVMTIVILKILPINQFYHSLIKENKWMQIVVTNVFFVYYVLVILWNTDLYGLLDSILGILILVVIILLINTLMITHGISNQILSEKIKMYDMYFPVIEDIIEEVRTKQHDYHNHIQTLYALKSMEHLPNAFEEYLQTIKADDIWMKLIRLDNKVLMAFLYSKFLHAQKDKINVEFKIQNYFFNSELQDYELIEIFGILMDNSIEATLEVEARGCEILIGYEEGLNIIQTRNQATAMLNDRLIKTLKSERKRHIKDKTGYGLQKLTTIVNRYKGQIKIKYNKKDQEIICRVEIPDSSN
- a CDS encoding S-layer homology domain-containing protein, producing MNITVVSVVGVDGFNDIDNHWAKDKISKWTEAGRISGYPDGSFKPDDNITKAEFITLINKLYGYNEADGVNFSDVGSEAWYANQTAIAKSNRYMQWYQNNQLEPDEAISREDVSVIVAEILASKSNDPDTVLSSFEDGTMVEETHQSQVAALIEKGYLTGYPDGTYKPQGAITRAEVINLLDKVLGRTVTESGTVGNGSQVEVVDGNITVYKGDLTLTNVWIKGDLILTAEVADGDINLENVTIDGRIIVDGGDSQLHLKGSNISEILLVKKSGKSQVLSENSTVNKVISKSNVLLEGDFKNSEVEIQSSGHVVELDGTFASVEMKESATLEIKGDTGIDDLKVATEAAGSNINTSSGTTIKEVTFDGPAIVKGSVFIAKVVLNTDGVLVEPVVGEIEKNEATTNSEGVKVKQPSRGGGGTSTTTDTTPPTGYSVSFDQSAANSSNQSSMSFTFSSAEVGTSYKYSIDDTNGLTLAVIGNGTIATATDQVTGIDVSTLDDDTLTLTVTLVDAANNQGNSVSDTVIKETVAPTGYSVSIDQAAITASNETTMSFSFASAEVGSNYRYTIADTDNGTSDVTGSGSIVTAADQVIGINVSTLTNGTLTLHVQLTDAAGNEGNIAVDTIIKESTPPSGFSASFDQDPVNLTNKTNISFTFALAEVGTTYNYSIDDTNAGTPAVTGSGTIATATDQISGLDVSGLDDDTLTLTVYLTDSYGNQGNNVTDTVLKDTSEPSGYSVSIDSSYINSSNATAISFTFALAEVGATYSYSIDDTNGGTLPITGSGTIGTATDQITGIDVSGLDDDTLTLTVYLTDNHGNQGGNTTDTATKETVVPSGYSVTLDQDPVTSANDTGVSFSFALAEVGTTYHYSIDDNNNGTSPITGSGGIITATDQVSSIDVSGLDDGTLHLSVTLTDAAGNIGVAATDSATKEATPPTGYTISFDQDSVIASNATNVSFTFASAEVGVAYTYSIDDYNGGTPAVTGSGMIATATDQISGLDVSGLDDDTLTLTAYLTDAYGNQGINVTDTLIKDIYIPNGYSVSIDSSYINNTNATAMSFTFALAEVGTTYHYTIDDTNGATAAITGSGVIETATDQITDIDVSGLADDILTLTVYLTDSAGNQGSDATDTVTKETVPPSGYTVTLDQDPVTSSNDTAVSFTFASAQVDADYAYSISDGSSQVTGSGTIATATDQISSIDVSGLADGTLNLSVTLTDAAGNIGVAATDSATKEATPPSGYSVSFDQGTVISSNEANISFTFASAEVGATYNYSIDDTNAGTPAVTGSGTIATATDQISGLDVSGLDDDTLTLTAYLTDAYGNQGDNVADMITKDTVAPSGYSVSIDSSYINNTNATAMSFKFALAEVGTTYHYTIDDTNGVTAAITGSGTIATATDQIAGIDVSGLADDILTLTVYLTDSAGNQGSNATDTVTKETVPPSGYTVTLDQDPVTSDNDTTVSFTFASAQVDADYAYSISDGSSQVTGSGTIGTATDQISSIDVSGLADGTLNLSVTLTDAAGNVGLAATDSATKKAISPSGYSVSFDQGSVIPSNEFNISFAFALAEVGATYTYSIDDTNAGTPAVTGSGTIATATDQISGLDVSGLDDDMLTLTAYLTDAYGNQGDNVTDTVEKDTSVPSGYSVNMDPSYINSTNATAISFTFALAEVDATYYYSIDDTNGATSAITGSGVIETATDQITGIDVSGLDDDTITLSVYLTDGFGNTGNTTTDTVTKETVVPSGYTVTLDQDPVTSDNETAISFTFASAEVGATYNYSIDDANGATSAITGSGTIEAATDQITGIDVSGLDSGTLNLNVTLTDIAGNVGIAATDSVVKSANVPNSYTATCASDPSDDYAQTYEKAADVNGKPSYNYYHNVYGANFTILWDAGDNRWELQDDSVSAGYDPVVHYHNGTGDTPPIGPWINIYGIGDISLNAN
- a CDS encoding LytTR family DNA-binding domain-containing protein, translating into MKKILLLEDNISCRKHLLKIAASINPTLDFFETGSANEAYSYSISNDVSVFLLDIQVEDYSGIELAKRLRSIKKYQFTPIIFITAMPTRQLEAFRKIHCYDYIIKPFTEEEAGKVLKKILIDYIDRPNETKNLALKFKNFTQMIPMNDILYVEYVNRRIIIITKEEKIKYMHMSMKKFKQLLDEDFFMQVHQSVIINSNYVEKIEFDAKSIKLYSVEEEIPIGRSYLKEVRGRFDDLY
- a CDS encoding tail fiber protein; this encodes MVDYYLGEITMFAGNYAPQDWMFCDGAILPISQFQALYALLGTTYGGDGINTFQLPDLRDRFPMHQGPIFRQGEKGGTLTTHITVDNMPKHSHTITASTQNATLAEPENNVLSVPQSRYTTNVYGPKDPDTTTNMHEKSIGDTGGSQPLQILPPFLTINFIICVNGIFPPRS
- a CDS encoding type I restriction enzyme HsdR N-terminal domain-containing protein; translated protein: MILNIDQRKIVDSDVTGNMLIRGVAGSGKTTVAVHRIPILLDYHTKEKDKVLLITYNRSLIHYVNYLYEKMDRQTTLLDLSDKEERLEIKTIDSIIRSLFNQLKIKHKNNPIPSMHEQFNTINYVLDKLQDKYKEIPWFNTQNSRFILNEIDWIKACDYDSIKAYQEADRTGRAAYMKEIKDTQGVQRIKKNSIQREAIYECYQFYNNIMYKKGFFDFGDMAKMVKDHFEEINTDKYVHILIDEAQDLSKLQLDIIKRLYDEQDYSSATFITDTSQSIYEKSWLSYHAFTTVGFNMAGRSRILSKNYRTTKQVAMAAYSLTEKDDAITSNELYVKPLVVEREGSFPVYRNFENDEEELNYISSVIKKKSSKYDLRDMVIIARNKKQLEIAKDYLIRQGIDSKIYSDKVSFDEEVVKLFTMHSIKGLEFKLVFIIGLNEGIIPYSSPCEADDNNNSEIQDRKLLYVGMTRAEEKLYMTSSGKASKFIKDINPEYLITNDEEPFENITKLPENRYLFTEKIIEIHSKEETVRQGILQNLIDILGYPLSCIDIEVPVQQYSQKGYADIVLYKSQSKEKPLVVIECKAQDVEIEALKDQLFDYMKALPSVRFGMMTNGVKHYFYEKSGMKMLDRAMVPSYDNLVNTIDKVFVYKNMVNNREFKYIVNGYDNKNISIKYMDEEGVLPIGDYRDIGIMGKVSAGLLKTMDQSIDSISRHIPLPSEWFSNSYDYLMLKVDGDSMIQAGIEPRDHVVVRRQADVENYDIAVAVVDDEATMKKIVKMGDSIMLMPENSKYEPIMKKADEIFIAGKIVGVLKSLG